From a region of the Hymenobacter jejuensis genome:
- a CDS encoding DUF779 domain-containing protein, with translation MPTLTPRVLVTPAAEAVIDLLREEHGPLMFHQSGGCCDGSSPMCFAAGEFRVGGSDVWLGRIYGCDFFMSASQFEYWKHTQLTVDVTKGRGASFSLEIPLGVRFLIRSRLFTEEESQAMAPVFAGDEVPEL, from the coding sequence ATGCCCACCCTCACACCCCGCGTCTTGGTGACGCCTGCTGCTGAAGCTGTTATCGATTTGCTCCGCGAGGAACACGGCCCCCTGATGTTTCACCAGAGCGGCGGCTGTTGCGATGGCTCGTCGCCCATGTGTTTTGCCGCCGGCGAGTTCAGAGTCGGGGGGAGCGATGTGTGGCTCGGCCGCATCTACGGCTGCGATTTCTTTATGAGCGCCAGCCAGTTTGAGTACTGGAAGCACACCCAACTCACCGTCGACGTGACGAAAGGCCGCGGCGCCAGCTTTTCACTCGAAATCCCTTTGGGCGTGCGTTTCCTCATTCGCTCGCGGCTTTTCACGGAAGAAGAATCGCAGGCGATGGCGCCCGTGTTCGCAGGCGATGAAGTGCCAGAGTTATAA
- a CDS encoding aldehyde dehydrogenase family protein, with amino-acid sequence METLEKPTTLVARPQFKDHYDNFIGGKWVAPVKGQYFENPSPIDGKAFCKVARSTKEDIELALDAAHEAFKTWKHASATTRSNMLLKIADVMEANLEHLAAVECIENGKAIRECMAADLPLAIDHFRYFAGVIRAEEGSATELNENTLSLVIQEPLGVIGQIIPWNFPLLMATWKIAPALAAGNCVVVKPAEQTPASIMVLMEMIQDIVPAGVLNVVNGFGLEAGKPLASSPRVQKVAFTGETTTGRLILQYASENIIPVTMELGGKSPNIFCKSVMDHDDDFLDKAIEGAVMFALNQGEICTCPSRMLVHEDIYDEFIARVIERVKAIKLGNPLDMETMMGAQASNDQFEKILSYLEIGKAEGAEVLVGGDAYHQEDGALAEGYYIQPTIFRGHNKMRIFQEEIFGPVLSVTTFKDNDEAIAIANDTLYGLGAGLWTRDAHELYQMPRAIQAGRVWVNCYHDYPAGAPFGGYKASGFGRENHKMMLNHYRQNKNMLISYSQQKLGFF; translated from the coding sequence ATGGAAACGTTAGAAAAACCCACCACCCTAGTTGCCCGTCCTCAATTTAAAGATCATTACGATAATTTCATCGGCGGCAAATGGGTCGCGCCAGTGAAAGGACAGTACTTCGAGAACCCTTCGCCCATCGACGGCAAGGCCTTCTGTAAGGTAGCCCGCTCGACCAAGGAAGATATCGAATTGGCGCTCGACGCCGCCCACGAAGCCTTCAAAACCTGGAAGCATGCCTCAGCCACCACGCGTAGCAACATGCTGCTGAAAATTGCCGATGTCATGGAAGCCAACCTCGAGCATCTGGCCGCCGTGGAGTGCATCGAAAACGGCAAAGCCATCCGCGAGTGTATGGCCGCCGACTTACCCCTGGCCATCGATCACTTCCGCTATTTTGCCGGCGTGATTCGGGCCGAAGAAGGTTCGGCTACGGAGCTGAATGAGAATACGTTATCGCTGGTAATTCAGGAGCCGCTGGGCGTCATTGGCCAGATTATTCCCTGGAATTTTCCGCTGCTGATGGCCACCTGGAAAATCGCGCCTGCGCTGGCGGCCGGCAACTGTGTGGTAGTAAAACCCGCCGAGCAAACGCCCGCCAGCATCATGGTGCTGATGGAAATGATTCAGGACATCGTGCCGGCTGGGGTGCTTAACGTCGTCAATGGGTTTGGGCTGGAAGCTGGCAAGCCGCTGGCCTCGTCGCCGCGGGTGCAGAAAGTAGCCTTCACGGGCGAAACCACCACGGGCCGCCTGATTCTGCAATACGCTTCCGAAAACATCATTCCCGTTACGATGGAGCTGGGCGGCAAATCGCCTAACATCTTCTGCAAGAGCGTGATGGACCACGACGATGACTTCCTCGACAAAGCCATCGAAGGGGCCGTGATGTTTGCCCTCAACCAAGGCGAAATCTGCACTTGCCCCTCGCGGATGCTGGTGCACGAAGACATTTATGACGAGTTCATCGCCCGCGTAATCGAGCGCGTGAAAGCCATCAAGCTCGGCAACCCGCTGGACATGGAAACCATGATGGGCGCCCAGGCTTCCAACGATCAGTTTGAAAAAATCCTGAGCTACCTCGAAATCGGCAAGGCCGAAGGCGCCGAAGTGCTCGTGGGCGGCGATGCGTACCACCAGGAAGACGGCGCGCTGGCCGAGGGCTACTACATTCAGCCGACCATTTTCCGGGGCCACAACAAGATGCGCATCTTCCAGGAAGAGATCTTCGGGCCGGTGCTGTCGGTGACGACCTTCAAGGACAACGACGAAGCCATCGCCATCGCCAACGACACGCTCTACGGCCTCGGCGCCGGCCTCTGGACCCGCGATGCCCACGAACTGTATCAGATGCCCCGCGCCATTCAGGCCGGCCGCGTGTGGGTCAATTGCTACCACGATTACCCCGCTGGCGCGCCGTTTGGCGGCTATAAGGCTTCAGGTTTTGGCCGTGAGAATCACAAGATGATGCTCAATCACTACCGCCAAAACAAGAACATGCTGATTTCTTACAGCCAGCAGAAGCTCGGCTTCTTTTAA